A single region of the Pontibacter kalidii genome encodes:
- the ypfJ gene encoding KPN_02809 family neutral zinc metallopeptidase — MKWQGRRKSSNIEDRRGQSAGGGRGISPMLLIPLFRLLFSKVGLVIVGVLLLLMFLTGTNPIALLQQFVGGEPQYAQQTEYQPSPEEQALADQTAVVLADTEDVWNNLLQGYREPTLVLFSEQVNSACGLASSATGPFYCPGDEKLYIDLSFFGEMDRKLGAPGDFAQAYVVGHEVGHHIQKLTGTMEQVNAMRGRLSEAEFNKLMVRLELQADFYAGVWAHHTQRSTGFLEPGDLEEALNAASAIGDDRLQKQATGRVVPDSFTHGTSAQRVRWFRKGFETGDVSQGDTFNAEQL, encoded by the coding sequence ATGAAATGGCAAGGCAGAAGAAAAAGCAGCAATATAGAAGACCGTAGAGGACAATCAGCAGGTGGTGGCAGAGGCATCAGTCCCATGCTGCTTATCCCTTTGTTCCGGCTCCTTTTCTCGAAAGTGGGGCTGGTTATTGTGGGGGTACTGTTGCTGCTGATGTTTTTGACAGGAACCAACCCGATAGCGCTCCTGCAGCAGTTTGTGGGCGGCGAGCCGCAGTATGCACAGCAAACCGAATACCAGCCAAGCCCGGAAGAGCAGGCGCTGGCCGACCAGACGGCTGTTGTGCTGGCAGATACCGAAGATGTCTGGAATAATCTCCTGCAAGGGTACCGGGAGCCCACGCTGGTGCTGTTTTCGGAGCAGGTAAACTCTGCCTGCGGGCTTGCTTCTTCCGCCACAGGCCCATTCTATTGTCCCGGCGATGAGAAGCTGTACATCGATCTTAGCTTTTTTGGCGAAATGGATCGGAAGCTGGGTGCTCCGGGAGACTTTGCGCAGGCCTATGTGGTGGGCCATGAAGTGGGGCACCACATACAGAAGCTCACGGGTACTATGGAGCAGGTAAACGCCATGCGGGGCAGACTATCCGAAGCGGAGTTTAACAAACTCATGGTAAGGTTAGAGCTTCAGGCTGATTTCTATGCCGGCGTGTGGGCGCATCATACGCAACGGTCAACAGGTTTTCTGGAGCCCGGCGACCTGGAAGAAGCCCTGAATGCAGCCAGCGCCATCGGCGATGACCGTCTTCAAAAACAAGCCACCGGCAGGGTAGTGCCAGACTCCTTCACACACGGCACCTCCGCCCAAAGAGTCCGCTGGTTTAGAAAAGGCTTTGAGACAGGCGATGTGTCACAGGGCGATACGTTTAATGCCGAGCAGTTGTAG